Proteins found in one Streptomyces sp. NBC_00461 genomic segment:
- a CDS encoding aldo/keto reductase → MRLRKIQNTPVAVTELGFGASVIGNLYRVTPSSDATAAIDAAWEAGLRYFDTAPHYGLGLSERRLGAALKGRPREEYVVSSKVGRLLVPNEEPRGVDTDGFVVRDDLRRQWDFSRDGVLRSIEDTLQRTGLDRLDIVYLHDPDDHWRQAAEEAMPALAELRDQGVIGAIGAGMNQSAMLARFLRETAADVVMLAGRYSLLDQSALDDVLPAAQDLGKSVVAVGVFNSGLLSRDRPAEGMKYDYQDAPVDLVHRASAIAEVCEQHGTTLPAAAIAFPHTHPGVVNVTLGMRTAEQVERNAELHRRPVPAGLWDHLRAEGLIRADVPSSGSRVAPTPMVATPQFHPISRGESL, encoded by the coding sequence TTGCGCCTCCGGAAGATCCAGAACACTCCGGTCGCGGTCACCGAGCTCGGTTTCGGCGCCTCGGTGATCGGCAATCTGTACCGCGTCACCCCGAGTTCCGACGCAACTGCTGCCATCGACGCGGCCTGGGAGGCCGGCCTGCGGTATTTCGACACCGCACCGCACTACGGCCTCGGCCTCTCCGAACGACGCCTGGGCGCCGCTCTGAAAGGCCGTCCCCGAGAGGAGTACGTCGTCTCCTCGAAGGTGGGCCGGCTGCTGGTGCCCAACGAGGAGCCACGCGGGGTCGACACCGACGGCTTCGTCGTCCGCGACGACCTGCGCCGGCAGTGGGACTTCAGCCGCGACGGCGTACTCCGCTCCATCGAGGACACGCTGCAGCGCACCGGCCTGGACCGGCTGGACATCGTCTACCTGCACGACCCCGACGACCACTGGCGGCAGGCCGCGGAGGAGGCCATGCCCGCTCTCGCGGAGTTGCGCGACCAGGGTGTGATCGGTGCGATCGGCGCCGGCATGAACCAGTCGGCGATGCTCGCCCGCTTCCTGCGAGAGACCGCCGCCGACGTGGTGATGCTCGCCGGGCGCTACAGCCTCCTCGACCAGTCCGCGCTGGACGACGTCCTGCCCGCAGCGCAGGACCTCGGCAAGAGCGTCGTCGCGGTGGGTGTCTTCAACTCGGGACTGCTCTCCCGCGACCGGCCCGCCGAGGGCATGAAGTACGACTACCAGGACGCCCCGGTCGACCTCGTCCACCGGGCGTCGGCCATCGCCGAAGTCTGCGAGCAGCACGGCACCACGCTGCCCGCCGCCGCCATCGCCTTCCCGCACACCCACCCCGGCGTCGTCAACGTCACCCTCGGCATGCGAACCGCCGAACAGGTCGAACGCAACGCCGAGCTCCATCGTCGGCCCGTCCCCGCCGGCCTCTGGGACCATCTCCGCGCCGAAGGCCTGATCAGAGCCGACGTACCGAGCTCGGGTTCTCGGGTTGCGCCGACTCCTATGGTCGCGACGCCGCAATTTCATCCGATATCTAGAGGGGAGTCCCTGTGA
- a CDS encoding WD40 repeat domain-containing protein — translation MFSTDSTRFGYGVSAPGNMVSTQPFTVWDLPHKRVVSTLDLPGAPVVGAALGPLGRTLHITRLTAADRIFDEVWDTRSRRRVAVPAGPAAQVPTLRGDGRLLVGDSAVSRPPSWRGAAADLVHGSPLGALAFAPDGSRLAAGDRTGRVILWDGDLRHRTGMLPSTFQPPLDGCLEAVTALAFSPDGRTLAVGGDNGGLQLWDVPTGQPIGGLLTTPGEAVYTLAFGPDGTTLYAGSAHVPLQRYDIDPAHALSRVCARAGGPGPSRAQWHTYVPDAPYRRVCRAG, via the coding sequence GTGTTCAGCACGGACAGCACCCGCTTCGGCTACGGCGTCTCGGCGCCCGGCAACATGGTGAGCACCCAGCCGTTCACCGTCTGGGACCTGCCGCACAAGCGCGTTGTCAGCACACTCGACCTGCCCGGCGCACCGGTGGTCGGGGCCGCTCTCGGCCCGCTAGGGCGCACCCTGCACATCACGCGTCTGACAGCCGCCGACCGCATATTCGACGAGGTGTGGGACACCCGCAGCCGACGGCGCGTGGCCGTGCCGGCAGGCCCGGCCGCGCAGGTTCCGACGCTCCGCGGCGACGGACGGCTGCTCGTCGGCGACAGCGCGGTGTCCCGGCCCCCGAGCTGGCGGGGGGCCGCTGCGGACCTCGTCCATGGCAGCCCGCTCGGCGCCCTGGCCTTCGCCCCCGACGGCTCACGGCTGGCGGCCGGTGACCGGACCGGCCGGGTCATCCTGTGGGACGGGGACCTGCGCCACCGCACCGGAATGCTGCCCAGCACCTTCCAGCCCCCGCTCGACGGCTGTCTCGAAGCGGTGACGGCCCTCGCCTTCAGCCCCGACGGACGCACCCTGGCGGTCGGCGGGGACAACGGCGGCCTGCAACTGTGGGACGTGCCCACGGGGCAGCCGATCGGCGGACTGCTCACCACCCCCGGAGAGGCCGTGTACACCCTCGCGTTCGGCCCCGACGGCACCACCCTGTACGCGGGCAGCGCCCACGTCCCGCTCCAGCGCTACGACATCGACCCCGCACATGCCCTGTCCCGCGTGTGCGCCCGCGCGGGCGGGCCGGGGCCCAGCCGCGCCCAGTGGCACACGTACGTGCCGGACGCCCCGTACCGGCGAGTGTGCCGAGCCGGGTGA
- a CDS encoding sugar kinase: MIDVVALGEVMLRFDPGEGRIRTTRSFQVWEGGGEYNVVRGLRRCFGLRTAVVTSLADNAVGRLVEDLMLQGGVDTSLIRWVPDDGIGRTARNGLNFVERGFGIRGALGVSDRAHSAVSQLRKGDVDWDAVFGAGVRWFHTGGIFAGLSDTTVDVADEAMAAARRHGVTVSYDPNYRPSLWAGRGGPERAREVDLRLARYADVVVGALGLAGAYPGQARVGADEVADALAEVAGLLPGAQVLATTLREVPSAGVNDWSSAAWSAETGFVSGPRMPGLQVLDRIGSGDAFAAGLIHGLLGGTGLERALAYGTAHGALTMTTPGDVSMASLAEVEALIAGASAAVRR, encoded by the coding sequence GTGATCGACGTGGTGGCCCTTGGTGAGGTGATGCTGCGTTTCGATCCGGGGGAGGGGCGGATCCGCACCACCCGCTCCTTTCAGGTCTGGGAGGGTGGCGGTGAGTACAACGTGGTACGCGGGTTGCGGCGCTGCTTCGGCCTGCGCACGGCCGTCGTCACTTCGCTCGCCGACAATGCGGTGGGCCGGCTTGTCGAGGATCTGATGCTGCAGGGCGGTGTCGACACGTCGCTGATTCGCTGGGTGCCGGACGACGGCATCGGCCGCACCGCCCGCAACGGCCTGAACTTCGTCGAGCGCGGCTTCGGTATCCGGGGCGCGCTCGGGGTCAGCGACCGCGCGCACAGCGCCGTCTCCCAGCTCCGCAAGGGGGACGTGGACTGGGACGCGGTGTTCGGGGCGGGGGTGCGCTGGTTCCACACCGGCGGCATCTTCGCGGGTTTGTCCGACACCACGGTGGATGTCGCCGACGAGGCGATGGCGGCGGCCCGCCGTCACGGTGTCACGGTTTCCTACGACCCCAACTACCGCCCGAGCCTCTGGGCCGGCCGCGGTGGACCGGAGCGGGCCCGCGAGGTCGATCTGCGGCTCGCCCGGTACGCCGACGTCGTCGTGGGCGCCCTGGGCCTGGCCGGGGCGTACCCGGGACAGGCGCGCGTCGGGGCCGACGAGGTGGCGGACGCGCTCGCCGAGGTGGCCGGCCTGCTCCCCGGCGCGCAGGTGCTGGCGACGACCCTGCGTGAGGTCCCGTCGGCCGGAGTGAACGACTGGTCCTCGGCCGCGTGGTCGGCGGAGACCGGCTTCGTCAGCGGCCCGCGGATGCCCGGGCTGCAGGTCCTGGACCGCATCGGTTCCGGTGACGCCTTCGCCGCGGGCCTGATCCACGGCCTGCTGGGCGGCACCGGCCTGGAGCGCGCCCTGGCCTACGGCACCGCCCACGGCGCGCTCACCATGACCACGCCCGGAGACGTCTCCATGGCCTCGCTCGCCGAGGTCGAGGCACTGATCGCGGGTGCCTCCGCTGCTGTCAGACGCTGA
- a CDS encoding MBL fold metallo-hydrolase, which produces MTAAFHVLTTGYADERVAGTVTLLVDGATVAISDPGMVADRRLILDPLAQHGLNPEDVTDVIFSHHHPDHTLNAALFPEARFHDHMAIYQNDIWEDRDADGYQLSPSITLMTTPGHTAEDVSTLVRATEGLVVLTHLWWTSEGPADDPFAPDREQLRAAREKVLALGPALIVPGHGAPFVPSASTPL; this is translated from the coding sequence GTGACCGCTGCCTTCCACGTCCTGACCACCGGTTACGCCGACGAGCGGGTGGCCGGTACCGTCACTCTGCTCGTCGACGGCGCGACGGTCGCGATCTCCGATCCCGGCATGGTCGCGGACCGCCGACTCATCCTGGACCCGCTCGCGCAGCACGGACTGAACCCCGAAGACGTCACCGACGTGATCTTCAGCCACCACCACCCGGACCACACGCTGAACGCGGCCCTGTTCCCCGAGGCCCGCTTCCACGACCACATGGCGATCTACCAGAACGACATCTGGGAGGACCGCGATGCCGACGGCTACCAGCTGTCGCCGTCGATCACGCTCATGACGACCCCGGGCCACACCGCCGAGGACGTCAGCACCCTGGTCAGGGCCACCGAGGGCCTGGTGGTCCTGACCCATCTGTGGTGGACCTCCGAGGGACCCGCCGACGACCCCTTCGCGCCCGACCGCGAGCAACTGCGGGCGGCCAGGGAGAAGGTCCTGGCCCTCGGCCCGGCGCTGATCGTGCCGGGACACGGGGCACCGTTCGTGCCGTCGGCGTCGACGCCCCTCTAG
- a CDS encoding carbohydrate ABC transporter permease: MSRTHLQAPARRRPTRNLVPRLLTGSFLVVFLVFFVLPVLWLVLAATKTDQQLVHGNPLSIGSWHAFKANWDALTGFQDNAIMQWLGNSTLYAVISLVITLCVTIPAGYALAMTEFRGRHSLLVATLVVMLMPTATLVVPLFLEVNAVHLIGSMWSIILPYSFYPFGVYLTYIYFSTAVPKDLLAAARMDGCSEFGVFRHIALPLATPVIALVGFFSFVANWTNYFLPYVMLPESSQMPIQVGVGSLLSNVPSFNPAVGTTAIERPQLALATLVAITPVLVVFLFAQRFLVSGMLAGATKE, encoded by the coding sequence ATGAGCCGAACACATCTCCAGGCCCCTGCGCGGCGGCGTCCCACGCGTAACCTGGTGCCCCGCCTGCTGACCGGCTCCTTCCTGGTCGTCTTCCTGGTGTTCTTCGTGCTGCCGGTGCTCTGGCTCGTCCTCGCGGCGACCAAGACCGACCAGCAGCTCGTCCACGGCAACCCGCTGTCCATCGGCTCCTGGCACGCCTTCAAGGCCAACTGGGACGCCCTCACGGGGTTCCAGGACAACGCCATCATGCAGTGGCTGGGCAACTCCACGCTCTACGCGGTGATCTCGCTGGTCATCACCCTGTGCGTGACCATTCCGGCGGGGTACGCCCTGGCGATGACGGAGTTCCGCGGCCGGCACAGCCTGCTGGTCGCGACCCTGGTCGTGATGCTCATGCCGACCGCCACGCTGGTGGTGCCGCTGTTCCTTGAGGTCAACGCCGTGCATCTGATCGGCTCGATGTGGTCGATCATCCTGCCGTACTCGTTCTACCCGTTCGGCGTGTACCTGACGTACATCTACTTCAGCACCGCCGTACCGAAGGACCTGCTGGCGGCGGCACGGATGGACGGCTGCTCGGAGTTCGGCGTCTTCCGGCACATCGCGCTGCCGCTGGCGACACCGGTCATCGCGCTCGTGGGCTTCTTCAGCTTCGTCGCCAACTGGACGAACTACTTCCTGCCGTACGTGATGCTCCCCGAGAGCAGCCAGATGCCGATCCAGGTCGGTGTCGGCAGCCTGCTCAGCAATGTGCCGTCCTTCAACCCGGCCGTCGGCACGACCGCGATCGAGCGTCCGCAGCTGGCGCTGGCCACGCTGGTGGCCATCACACCCGTGCTCGTCGTCTTTCTCTTCGCCCAGCGCTTCCTGGTCAGCGGGATGCTCGCCGGCGCCACCAAGGAGTAG
- a CDS encoding bifunctional 4-hydroxy-2-oxoglutarate aldolase/2-dehydro-3-deoxy-phosphogluconate aldolase: MAGPVTGADLAGVLAGARLLPVLTVPSTATADPLADALAAGGARCAEVTFRTPGAERVLKTMAAHGELAVGAGTVLTPEQAEGAVAAGARFVVSPGFDEDVVARCRELGVPVVPGIATATELMRALKAGLDTVKLFPAESLGGLRALRALAAPFPGVRFVPTGGIDASRMAGYLAEPAVLAVGGSWMAPVAHLDKGDYAEIRRLTADAVERSTT, translated from the coding sequence ATGGCTGGGCCGGTGACCGGCGCCGACCTGGCCGGCGTGCTGGCCGGAGCCCGTCTGCTGCCGGTGCTGACCGTGCCGTCCACGGCGACGGCCGACCCGCTGGCCGACGCGCTCGCGGCGGGTGGCGCGCGGTGTGCCGAGGTCACCTTCCGCACGCCGGGCGCCGAGCGGGTGCTCAAGACGATGGCGGCGCATGGGGAGCTGGCCGTGGGGGCGGGCACGGTCCTCACGCCGGAGCAGGCGGAGGGGGCGGTGGCGGCCGGGGCCCGTTTCGTGGTCTCGCCCGGCTTCGACGAGGACGTCGTCGCCAGGTGCCGGGAGTTGGGGGTGCCCGTGGTGCCGGGTATCGCCACCGCCACCGAGTTGATGCGTGCCCTGAAGGCGGGCCTCGACACCGTCAAGCTTTTCCCCGCCGAATCCCTTGGCGGCCTGCGTGCGCTGCGGGCGCTGGCGGCGCCGTTCCCGGGCGTGCGTTTCGTGCCGACCGGCGGGATCGACGCCTCCCGCATGGCCGGCTATCTCGCCGAGCCGGCGGTCCTTGCGGTGGGCGGCAGCTGGATGGCACCCGTCGCCCATCTCGACAAGGGCGACTACGCGGAGATCCGCCGCCTGACGGCCGACGCGGTGGAGAGGAGCACGACGTGA
- a CDS encoding carbohydrate ABC transporter permease, with amino-acid sequence MTVVNSSTSSAGRRPRGTDRRSRAGIAFVAGYVILLIAFGVLPTGYAVYFAFTNAGGTFSGFSNFITTAQDFRFMDAVGHVAVYLLFWLVSLVVFVVGLSLLLHRLSSGVASKSLRFLYYIPGALAGAASVLVWLFMLDPSVSPVSSLLGTLGFHTFGEVIAPGNLALLFTIIAFWTGAGGWIVVMYGALNNIPKDVMEAAHIDGANAWQTAWCVQIPMLRKWIVYMVILAFAAGAQLFVEPQLLSLASVGVAGRDYSLNQLTYDFAFQMNNINGAAAVSVELLVVSVSVAGIFVARSGFFDAD; translated from the coding sequence GTGACGGTCGTCAACTCCTCGACCAGCTCTGCCGGTCGGCGCCCCCGTGGCACCGACCGGCGGAGCCGGGCCGGCATCGCTTTCGTCGCCGGCTACGTGATCCTGCTGATCGCGTTCGGTGTCCTGCCCACCGGGTACGCCGTCTACTTCGCGTTCACCAACGCCGGCGGCACGTTCAGCGGCTTCAGCAACTTCATCACCACGGCGCAGGACTTCCGCTTCATGGATGCCGTGGGCCATGTCGCGGTGTACCTCCTGTTCTGGCTGGTCTCACTCGTGGTGTTCGTGGTCGGCCTGTCGCTGCTGCTGCACCGCCTCTCCTCGGGCGTCGCGAGCAAGAGTCTGCGCTTCCTCTACTACATCCCCGGAGCCCTCGCCGGCGCCGCGAGTGTGCTGGTGTGGCTGTTCATGCTGGACCCCTCGGTGAGCCCGGTCAGTTCACTGCTGGGCACGCTGGGATTCCACACCTTCGGTGAGGTCATCGCGCCGGGCAACCTGGCTCTGCTGTTCACGATCATCGCGTTCTGGACCGGGGCGGGCGGCTGGATAGTCGTCATGTACGGCGCGCTCAACAACATCCCCAAGGACGTCATGGAAGCCGCGCACATCGACGGCGCGAACGCCTGGCAGACCGCATGGTGCGTGCAGATCCCGATGCTCCGCAAGTGGATCGTGTACATGGTGATCCTGGCCTTCGCGGCCGGTGCCCAGCTGTTCGTGGAGCCGCAGTTGCTCTCGCTCGCCAGCGTGGGCGTCGCCGGACGCGACTACTCGCTGAACCAGCTGACGTACGACTTCGCCTTCCAGATGAACAACATCAACGGCGCCGCCGCGGTGTCGGTGGAACTCCTCGTCGTCAGCGTGTCGGTCGCCGGGATCTTCGTCGCACGGTCCGGGTTCTTCGATGCCGACTGA
- a CDS encoding amidohydrolase family protein — MTPSPTPVLIDAHHHLWDLDQRPQTWLDDPALATINRTFTPGDLRTTATRPIAGRRLHSTVVVQCVPEVPETEDLLARAEREPLIGAVVGWADLTSPAIGEVLDRLLAGPGGTYLRSLRHLVQGETDPGWLQRPDVERGLTAVRDRGLCYDVLVRSHQLDQAIRLAERFPDLPQVLDHAGKPSIADGELADWERQLRLLAAHQHVVCKVSGLITEADHDKWTVDDIRPVWDVLLSTFGPDRLMFGSDWPVANLAGGWNRWAATVDELLDGSSADETSAILAGTATTFYRLTRTERTLGSR; from the coding sequence ATGACTCCATCCCCCACACCCGTCCTCATCGACGCCCACCACCACCTGTGGGACCTCGACCAGCGTCCGCAGACCTGGCTCGACGACCCCGCCCTGGCAACGATCAACCGCACCTTCACCCCTGGCGACCTGCGGACCACCGCCACCCGGCCCATCGCGGGCCGCCGTCTGCACAGCACGGTGGTCGTGCAGTGCGTACCGGAGGTGCCCGAGACGGAGGACCTTCTGGCGCGCGCGGAGCGGGAGCCGCTGATCGGGGCCGTGGTCGGCTGGGCGGACCTGACGTCCCCGGCGATCGGTGAGGTGCTGGACCGACTTCTCGCCGGGCCCGGCGGTACGTATTTGCGGTCCCTGCGTCATCTCGTGCAGGGCGAGACGGATCCGGGATGGCTGCAACGCCCAGATGTCGAACGCGGGTTGACGGCGGTCCGGGACCGCGGGCTCTGCTACGACGTGCTGGTCCGCAGCCACCAGCTCGACCAGGCGATCCGGCTGGCCGAGCGGTTCCCGGACCTGCCCCAGGTGCTCGACCACGCCGGCAAGCCGTCGATCGCCGACGGTGAACTGGCCGACTGGGAACGCCAGTTGCGCCTGCTGGCCGCACACCAGCACGTGGTCTGCAAGGTGTCTGGCCTGATCACCGAGGCGGACCACGACAAGTGGACCGTCGACGACATCCGCCCGGTGTGGGACGTCCTGCTCTCCACCTTCGGCCCCGACCGCCTGATGTTCGGCTCCGACTGGCCGGTGGCGAACCTCGCGGGCGGCTGGAACCGCTGGGCCGCCACGGTGGACGAACTGCTCGACGGATCTTCCGCCGACGAGACCTCGGCGATTCTCGCGGGCACCGCGACCACCTTCTACCGCCTCACTCGTACTGAACGGACCTTGGGATCACGATGA
- a CDS encoding SDR family oxidoreductase translates to MTAFDLTGKLAVVTGARRGIGRAMARALAGAGADVIGVSASLEESGSEVEKDVLAAGRTFEAIRTDFADPAAVRALGADLAGRERPVDILVNNAGTIRRAPAAEHSDADWELVLQVNLSAQFALTRAVGAAMVARGRGKVIFTASLLSFQGGITVPGYTAAKHGIAGLTKALANEWAGRGVNVNAIAPGYIATDNTQALQDDPVRSRAILERIPAGRWGDADDLAGATVFLASDAAAYVHGVVLPVDGGWLGR, encoded by the coding sequence ATGACCGCCTTCGACCTGACGGGGAAGCTTGCCGTGGTCACCGGGGCGCGGCGGGGTATCGGCCGGGCGATGGCCCGCGCGCTGGCCGGGGCGGGTGCGGACGTGATCGGTGTGAGTGCCTCGCTGGAGGAGTCCGGCAGCGAGGTGGAGAAGGACGTCCTCGCCGCAGGCCGCACATTCGAGGCGATCCGGACCGACTTCGCCGACCCCGCCGCAGTACGCGCGCTGGGCGCTGACCTGGCCGGGCGCGAACGCCCGGTGGACATCCTGGTCAACAATGCGGGCACGATCCGCCGTGCTCCGGCGGCCGAACACAGTGACGCGGACTGGGAGTTGGTGCTCCAGGTCAACCTGAGTGCGCAGTTCGCGCTGACCCGGGCGGTGGGTGCGGCGATGGTGGCCCGCGGCCGGGGGAAGGTCATCTTCACCGCGTCGCTGCTCAGTTTCCAGGGCGGTATCACGGTGCCCGGTTATACCGCGGCCAAGCATGGCATCGCGGGTCTGACGAAGGCGCTGGCCAATGAGTGGGCCGGGCGCGGGGTGAATGTCAACGCCATCGCCCCGGGTTACATCGCCACCGACAACACCCAGGCGTTGCAGGACGACCCGGTGCGCAGCAGGGCGATCCTGGAGCGGATTCCGGCCGGCCGCTGGGGTGACGCCGATGACCTGGCGGGTGCGACGGTGTTCCTGGCCTCGGACGCCGCGGCCTACGTGCATGGCGTGGTGCTGCCCGTCGATGGCGGATGGCTGGGCCGGTGA
- a CDS encoding fumarylacetoacetate hydrolase family protein → MKLLRIGATGEEIPAVLGEDGRIFALAELTGDIDGEFLATGGTERAAAALAAGQLPEVDPAGLRIGAPVARPGKLVCVGLNYRDHAAETGAVVPERPVVFMKDPATVIGPYDQVLIPRGSVKTDWEVELAVVIGREARYLTSPDEAVAHIGGYTISHDVSEREFQLEYSGQWDLGKSCETFNPMGPWLVTPDEVADPQALGLRLAVNGETRQAGDTKNMIFEVGYLVWYLSQYMVLRPGDVINTGTPAGVALGLPGTPYLREGDTVELSIDGLGAQRQTFINA, encoded by the coding sequence GTGAAACTGCTTCGAATCGGGGCAACGGGAGAGGAAATCCCGGCAGTCCTCGGCGAGGACGGACGCATATTCGCCCTTGCGGAGCTGACCGGTGACATTGACGGGGAGTTCCTCGCCACCGGCGGGACCGAAAGAGCCGCGGCTGCGCTGGCCGCAGGGCAGTTGCCCGAGGTCGACCCGGCCGGGCTGCGCATCGGCGCGCCCGTCGCCCGCCCGGGCAAGCTGGTGTGCGTCGGCCTCAACTACCGCGACCACGCGGCGGAGACCGGTGCGGTCGTCCCCGAGCGGCCGGTGGTGTTCATGAAGGACCCGGCGACCGTCATCGGCCCGTACGACCAGGTGCTGATCCCGCGCGGCTCGGTGAAGACCGACTGGGAGGTGGAGCTCGCGGTCGTGATCGGCCGGGAGGCCCGCTACCTGACGAGCCCGGACGAGGCGGTGGCCCACATCGGCGGATACACCATCAGCCACGACGTCTCCGAGCGTGAGTTCCAGCTGGAGTACTCGGGGCAGTGGGACCTCGGGAAGTCCTGCGAGACCTTCAACCCGATGGGGCCCTGGCTGGTCACGCCGGACGAGGTCGCCGACCCGCAGGCGCTCGGCTTGCGACTGGCCGTCAACGGTGAGACGAGGCAGGCCGGCGACACCAAGAACATGATCTTCGAGGTCGGATACCTGGTCTGGTACCTCAGCCAGTACATGGTGCTGCGCCCCGGCGACGTCATCAACACCGGCACCCCGGCCGGCGTGGCCCTCGGCCTGCCCGGCACCCCGTACCTGCGCGAGGGCGACACGGTCGAGCTGTCCATCGACGGCCTCGGCGCCCAGCGCCAGACGTTCATCAACGCGTGA
- a CDS encoding L-rhamnose mutarotase, with amino-acid sequence MKRIAQTIRLRPEHREKYLELHSAVWPGVEAAMHRAQIRNFGIFLHGEVLFAYLEYHGDDFEADMATLEADPETQEWWKLTDPCQEPWPDRGDSRQWTELTEIWHLSPPPGDATV; translated from the coding sequence ATGAAGCGCATCGCCCAAACCATCAGACTCCGGCCCGAGCACCGGGAGAAATACCTCGAACTCCACTCCGCCGTCTGGCCCGGAGTCGAAGCCGCCATGCACCGGGCGCAGATCCGCAACTTCGGGATCTTCCTCCACGGTGAGGTGCTGTTCGCCTACCTGGAGTATCACGGCGACGACTTCGAGGCCGACATGGCCACCCTCGAAGCCGACCCCGAGACCCAGGAGTGGTGGAAACTCACCGACCCCTGCCAGGAACCCTGGCCCGACCGGGGCGACTCACGCCAGTGGACGGAACTCACCGAGATCTGGCACCTCAGCCCGCCGCCCGGTGACGCCACCGTCTGA
- a CDS encoding zinc-dependent alcohol dehydrogenase: MTLAARYMAARTLDTAPVEFSEPGPGEVLLAPAYVGICGTDLHIFHGDMDARVQTPAVLGHEMSGRVVRVGPGVEGWAPGDAVTVMPLRWDDTCPACQAGHQHICQRLDFIGIDSPGAMQQRWTVPASTLIRLPGSLALDRAALVEPTAVAVHDVGRAKVAEGEKVVVVGGGPVGVLIALVARAAGAEVRVVELSAHRRLLAEELGLAVWDPAADDIGALVGEWTRDAGADVAFEVSGAAGGVDTAVDVLGVRGRLCLVAIHPRPREVNLHRFFWRELTLIGARLYDRSDFERAVVLVADGTVPAERLISKVVPLTEAPAAFEALEGGGDVMKILVDCTDDAQGLAV, translated from the coding sequence ATGACGCTTGCTGCCCGCTACATGGCCGCCCGAACCCTGGACACGGCTCCGGTCGAGTTCTCGGAGCCGGGTCCCGGGGAGGTGTTGCTGGCTCCCGCCTACGTGGGGATTTGCGGTACCGATCTGCACATCTTCCACGGCGATATGGATGCGCGGGTCCAGACGCCCGCTGTTTTGGGGCATGAGATGTCCGGGCGGGTGGTGCGGGTCGGGCCGGGTGTGGAGGGCTGGGCGCCCGGTGACGCCGTGACGGTGATGCCGCTGCGCTGGGACGACACCTGCCCGGCCTGCCAGGCCGGGCACCAGCACATCTGCCAGCGCCTGGACTTCATCGGTATCGACTCCCCGGGTGCGATGCAGCAGCGCTGGACGGTGCCCGCCTCGACGCTGATCCGGCTGCCGGGCTCACTTGCTCTGGACCGGGCCGCGCTGGTGGAGCCGACGGCGGTGGCTGTGCACGACGTGGGCCGGGCGAAGGTCGCCGAGGGTGAAAAGGTCGTGGTGGTCGGTGGCGGGCCGGTGGGTGTGCTGATTGCGTTGGTGGCGCGGGCGGCGGGTGCCGAGGTGCGGGTGGTGGAGCTGAGTGCTCACCGTCGTCTGCTGGCCGAGGAGTTGGGGCTTGCCGTCTGGGACCCGGCCGCGGACGACATCGGCGCCCTGGTCGGCGAGTGGACTCGGGATGCGGGTGCGGATGTCGCGTTCGAGGTGTCCGGTGCGGCGGGCGGCGTGGACACGGCGGTGGACGTGCTGGGCGTGCGCGGCCGGCTCTGCCTGGTCGCTATTCATCCGCGGCCTCGTGAGGTGAACCTGCACCGCTTCTTCTGGCGCGAACTGACCCTGATCGGCGCCCGGTTGTATGACCGCTCCGACTTCGAGCGGGCGGTGGTGCTGGTCGCGGACGGCACGGTTCCGGCCGAGCGGCTGATCAGCAAGGTGGTCCCGCTGACCGAGGCGCCGGCGGCGTTCGAGGCGCTGGAGGGCGGCGGTGACGTGATGAAGATCCTGGTGGACTGCACCGACGACGCGCAGGGACTGGCCGTATGA